AGCCCGCCCGCGCCGCACAACTTCGATGCCGTGCCGGTGGTGGATAGCCGTGAGCCGCTTTGGACGGGCGGACCGAAGGGGGACGTGGCCGGCCTGGCCGCCGATGCGCGCGAAGTCCTGGTGACCACGGCCGTCGACGCCCGGCCCGACCTGCGCGTGCTGTTCCCCTCGCCCTCGATCTGGCCTTTCCTGAGCGCCGTGCTGACGTCCATTCTGTTCGTCGGCTCCGTTTTCACGCCGTGGGCGGTGGTGTGGCTGTCCGCGCCGGTGGCCATCGCAATGATCTTCTGGTTCTGGCCACGCCGCTCGGCCACGGCGCAGGCCCTGCGGCTGGAGCGCACGCGATGACGACGCCGTCCGGCCACGGGGCGGGCGACGCACCGGCGAACGACCGCGGCGCGGTGATCGACGTGTCCGGCCTGCCCACCTTCGGCTTCAGTCACCGCAGCCTGATGTGGTGGGGCACGCTGGGCCTGATGCTGATCGAAGGCACCGTGTTCGCCATCGGCGTCATGACGTATTTCTATCTGCGCGCCCTGGCGCCTGCGTGGCCGATCAGTGCGGCCCCCCCAGCCCTGCTCTGGGGGACGGCGAACACCGTCATCCTGCTGCTGAGCCTTTGGCCGAACCACCTGGCCAAGCGCGCCGCCGAACGGCTGGACCGCAAGCGGGCCGCCTTGTGGGTGTGGGTCTGCCTGCTGCTGGCGGCAGTCTTCCTGGTGCTGCGGGCGCTGGAGTTCACCACGCTCAACATCCTGTGGAACGAGAACGCCTACGGCGCCGTGGTGTGGTTCCTGCTGGGCCTGCACACCACGCATCTGATCACCGACACGGTGGACACGGCGGTGCTCGGCGTGCTGCTGCTGACGGGCCCCTTCGACGGCCGGCGGCACGTCGACGTCAGCGAGAACGCGATGTACTGGTACTTCGTCGTGTTCAGCTGGATACCGATCTACGCCGTCATCTACCTGGCGCCCCGCTTCTAGGCTACGAAGACAACACAGCATGACAGGCATGACCGGAACGGAAACCGCAATGGCACGACCCCCGCTGGCGCGCAGGGCGCGGTGGCGCGCCGTCATGGCCGGCGCCTGGGCATGCGCGCCCGTCGCGGCGAACGCGCACGTCGCCTCGCCTGACGCATCGGGCTTGCCGGACCTGGGGCTGACGCCGGAACCCTGGGTCGTCGCGCCCATGCTGCTCAGCCTGGCGCTGTACCTGACCGGCTACCGGCGCCTGCAGGCAAGACGGACGGCAGGCGATTTGGAGGCGCGCCGCGGCCGGTTCCGGCAATTGATGGCGTTCCTGTGCGGCTGGGCGGCGCTGGCGATTGCGCTGCTGTCCCCGCTCGACACGCTGGGCAACGTGCTTTTCTCCGCCCACATGGTGCAACACGAAATGCTGATGATCGTGGCAGCGCCGCTGCTGGTCATGAGCCGCCCCCTGGCCGTGTGGCTGTGGGCGTTCCCGCACGCCTGGCGCCGGCCCGTCGCGCATGCGTGGCGCTGGGCGCCGCTGCTGCGCCTGTGGCATGTGCTCACCGGCGCGATCGCCGCATGGATGCTGCACGCCGCCGCGCTGTGGCTGTGGCACGTCCCGCGCTTCTTCCAGGCCGCCCTGGCGGATCCGGCGCTGCACGCCTGGCAGCACTTCAGTTTCCTGGCGACGGCGCTGCTGTTCTGGTGGCCGATCTTCGGCACGCCGCGCCGCGGCGCCCCGGGCGCCTACGCGATGCTGTCGCTGTTCACCACCATGGTCCATACCGGCGCCCTGGGCGCGCTGCTGACGCTGGCGCCCGGGCTCTGGTATCCCGCCTACCTGGAGCCGGCGTCGGCGCTGGGCATCGACGCCTTGCGCGACCAGCAGCTGGGAGGACTGGTGATGTGGGTGCCCGGCGGCGCGGCCTACCTGATCGGAGGGCTGTTCGTCGCCTGGCGCTGGCTGTCGCGGCCCGCGCTGCCGGCGGCACACCCGCTGGCGCCGGCGCTGGCCATCGGCGCTGTGCTGGCGCTATGTCTGCCGCATGGCGACGCGAAAGCGGAGGCATCGCGCGCCAGCCCGGACGCGCAGGCGGCCTCGGATGCGACGCCTGCCGGCGGCAAGCAGCGCGCCGATGTTGCGCGGCCCGCCGATGCGCCGCCCGCCGAGGCCGGCTCCTTGATTGCCCGAGGCGCCTATGTCGCGGCCGCGGCCGATTGCTACGGGTGCCACACGAACCCCAAGGGCGGCGCCCCCTACGCCGGCGGCCGCGAGCTGTGGTCGCCATTCGGCACCATTGTCACGACCAACATCACGCCGGACCGCGACCACGGCATCGGCGCGTACGGCTACGACGATTTCGCCCGCGCCCTGCGCGAAGGGGTGGCCCGCGGCAAACCGCTCTACCCGGCCATGCCCTACACCGGCTTCGCGAAGATGAGCGAAGAGGACATGCGCGCCCTCTATGCCTACATGATGCAGGGCGTAAAACCCGTCGCCATATCGCCGCCGCCGACGAAAGTGCCCTTCCCCTTCAACCAGCGCTGGATGCTGCGGCTGTGGCAGGCGGCGTTCGTGCCGGACCGGGTCTACCAGCCCCGGCCCGACCGGGACGCCCAGTGGAACCGGGGCGCCTATCTTGTGCAGGCCCTGGGCCATTGCGGCGCCTGTCACACGCCGCGCGGCCCAGCCTTCCAGGAACGCGGCGACGACGAATCCTCGCGTCACTTCCTGACCGGCGGCGTGAACGACCATTGGTTCGCGCCCAACCTGAACAGCGGCATGGGGTCGGGTCTGGGCCGGGTCAGCGTGGACGAACTGGTTTCCTTCATGAAGACCGGCCACGCCAACGGCAACATGGCCTTCGGCAGCATGGTGGAAACCATCGAGACCAGTCTGCAGCATTTGAACGAAGACGATTTGCGCGCCATCGCGGTATACCTGAAGAGCCTGCCGCCGAACGCGGATTCCGGACGCTTCCATCCGGACCGGCAGAACGTCACGGAGGCCACCGCTGACCAGGGCAACCGCACGATGGATGTCGAGTCGGTAGGCGCATCGGTCTACAAGAGCTTCTGCGCCAAATGCCATCAGGCCGACGGCATGGGCATTCCCGGCGTTTATCCGAGGCTCGCAGGCAACCCCAGCGTGCTGGCGAAGGACAAGACCGGCCTGATGCGGATCATCATGGAAGGCGGCCACAGCGCGCGCACGGAAACCGGCCCCGCGCCGCAGCAGATGCCGCCCTTCGACACGATCCTGACCGACGCGCAGATCGCCCAGGTCCTGACCTACGTGCGAAGTTCCTGGGGCAACGATGCGCCGCCGGCCTCGGGCACAGAGGTCGGCAACTTGCGCAAGGCATTGAAGAAGCAATGAAGCGGCGATATGCGCTGGAAGGTGTATGCGAATGAAGGGAGCAAGCCAATGACGGGAGGACGCGAATGACGGGATCGGAAACGACGGAGGCCGTTTGGTACATGCTGGTCGGGGTCCTGCTGATTGCCGTCGCGCTGGCGCGCAGCGTGATCGCGCGGCTGCCCATGACCGGCGCGATGATCTACCTGGTCGTCGGATTCGTGATCGGCCCTGCCGGCTTCGGGCTGCTCGATGTCAGCATCCACGAGAATACCCGCGTGCTCCGGGTGATCACCGAGACCGGCCTGATCGTTTCCCTGTTCGCCATCGGCCTGCACCTGCGCGCGCCGCTCGAAAACAATCTGTGGTCGCCGCCCTTCCGGCTGGCTTTGCCCGCCATGTTCATCACCATCGCGATCATGGCCGTCGCCGCCCATGTCGGTCTGGGATTCAGCGTGGGCGCCGCCCTGCTGCTGGGCGCGGCGCTGGCGCCCACCGATCCCGTACTGGCCAGCGAACTGCGTCCGCGCGAGGCCGGCGACGACGACCCGCTGCGATTCTCGCTGTCCGGAGAAGGCGGCGCCAACGATGGCGCGGCCTATCCCTTCGCCCTGCTGGGTGTCCTGCTATGCCTGCGCGACACGCAGGCGCTGTCGCACCCCTTGCTGCTCACGGCGCAACTGGTCTGGGGCGTGGTGGCGGCCGTGGGTATCGGCTGGGGCATGGGCACCCTGACGGAGACCCTGGTTGCGAAGCTGCGCATCCGTTACGCCAAGGCCATGGGTTTCGAAGGCTTTCTGGCGCTGGGCCTGATGGCGGCGTGCTATGGCGTGACCATCCTGGTGCACGGCTACGGCTTCCTTGCCGTGTTCTGCGCGGGCGTGGCATTGCGCCGGCGCGAAATGCGCGCCACCGGCGAGGAAAAACCGCGCGAAGCGCTGCGCGACGTATCGCATGGCGAACGCCGCGCGGCGGCAAAGGACCCCAACCTGGCCCATGCCTATCTGGCCGAATCGATGATGGCGTTCTCGGTGGAGATGGAACGCATCGTGGAACTGGCGCTGATGCTGCTGATCGGGGCGGTGATCTCGGCCCATTGGCGCGAACTGCTGGGGTGGGCGCCGCTGGCCATGATGCTGCTGCTGTTCTTCGTGGCCCGCCCGCTGGCCGTGTATGCCGCGATGGCGGGCACCGGAACGCGGTGGCGCCAGCGGCTGGTGTCAGCATGGCTAGGGTTTCGTGGCGTGGGCACGTTCTACTACCTGTTGTTCGCGCTGGAACGCGCGCCCGAACAGGCGCGCGCCCTGATGCCCATCGCGCTTGGCGTTCTCGTCGCGTCGGTGTTCGTGCACGGCGTGTCGGCGTCGCCCGTACTCAACTGGTACTACGCGCGCCGACCGCCCGCGCCCGAATAGCGCTTCCGGTCAGTCCGAACCCAGTTGCAGCGAGTTCGGCTGCCGCTTCTCGATGTTCCACTTCAGCAGGGCCGCGCTGCGGTAGATGCCGTGCGCGAACTTGCTGTACGGCAGGGTCAGGAACAGCGCCATCACCGTCCCCAGGTGCACGGACAGCAGCAGGCCCATGGCGCCCGTATCGCGGCCGGCCAGCAGCGCCAGGCCCGTCAGCGAAATCAGGAACAGCAGCACGATGAAGCCGCGGTCCATGGGCCGCTGCGCGGCATCCCCCTGCAGCGGATGGCGCCGCAGGTTCAGCCACAGCAGGCCCGCCGGGCCGATCAGTAAGCCGATACCCCCCAGCGTCCCCAGCACGACCGGCACGCTGAAGAACGGATACGGCGCGTGATAGTCGAGCAGGTAGTGGTACAGCGTGGCCACGCAGGTGGCCGCGAAACAGAGCATGAAGCCGTAGAACGTGAAGTGGTGGAACCGGCGCCGCGCCAGCGTAAACGCATCGTCCGATTCGTTGCAGCCCTTGCCATGGCCGCCGTCCAGATAGCGCAGCCGCAAGGCATCGTGCGCCGCCTCCGCCGCCGCGGGGCCGGTCGCCTGCCCGCCCGACACATTGCGCCAGAACCGGGTGACGCCGATGCCCAGCGCCAGGATGGCGAACAGGAAAACGACGCCGAACATCAGGGCCAGCGTGTTGTGCGGGAAGATGGCGTAGAAGTTGCCCGCCAGCGGCTGGTGCAGCAACGAGCCGGCCGACATCATGGCCAGGACCAGGAAGAACGCCAGCGCGGCGGCCGTCGCCAGCGACAGCGTCAAACCGTTGCGCTTGTACAGCGCGCCCAGCGCCGCGGGCCACGCGTAATCGGTATAGGTCTGCACCCGCACCTTGGCCATGGCTTGCGGTACGTTGACGGCGAACTCGTGCGGCGGCGCGTACTGGCAGGCATGCAGACAGGCGCCGCAGTTGTGGCACAGGTTCGCCAAATAGTTGACGTCCGCCTTGCCGAACTCCAAGCGCCGCGTCATCGCGGGGAAAACCGCGCAAAAACCTTCGCAATAGCGGCAGGCATTGCATATCTGCATGATGCGCGCCACTTCGGCTTCGTTTTCGGTGGTGGGCGCGTGCGCGCCATGGCGCACGAACTTCACCGACGTTTCCTTCATGGAGGTATGACCCTCGGCCGTACGGGCCGGGGTGACCGGGACGTCGGGCGTCACGCCGTTCATGGCGCTGGCCTGCTCGACGAGGGCTTCAAGCTGTTTCAAGGGCAGCTCCCATAGACGAATTCTTTCCTGAGGCCAGCGCGTAGCGCGCGGCCTGCGTACCGGCGATGCGGCCGAATGCGGTGCCGATCGACATGCCGACGCCCGCCGTGTATCCCTTGCCCAGCACGTTGCCCGCCATCATTTCGCCGGCTACGTACAGGTTGTCGCTGGGCACGCCGCCGAAATGCACGGCAGCCTGGTCGTTCACCTTCAGGCCCAGGTAGGTGAAGGTGATGCCCGGGCGCAACGGATAGCCGAAGAACGGCGCGCGCTCGATGGGGCGCGCCCAGTGCGTCTTGGCCGGCGCAATCCCTTCGGTGTGGCAATCGTCCAGCTTGGTGTGGTCGAAGGTGCCGACACGGCAGGCCGCGTTGTATTCGCGCATGGTCCGCATGAAGCGTTCTTCGTCCAGGCCCAGCTTGCGCGCCAGCTCTTCCAGCGTATCGGCCTGCGTGCCCGGAAACACCGGCGGCATGAAGCGGCCCACCGCCTTGGCATCGATGATCGAATAGGCGATCTGCCCGGGCTGTCCCGCCACCAGCCGGCCCCAGATCGCATAGCGCTTGGGCCAGAAGTCTTCGCCTTCATCGTAGAAGCGTTCCGCATCGCGGTTGACCACCACGCCCAGCGACACGCAATCGATGCGGGTGCAAATGCCGCCGTCGTACAGGGGCGCGCGCGCGTCGATGGCCACGCAATGCGACTGCGACGGATCGCCGATGATGTCGGCGCCCTCATTCATCATGAACTTCAGCAGCACGCCCTTGTTGAAGCGCGTGCCGCGGATCAGGAAGTTGTCCGCCGGCCATTCGCCGCGCTCGTTCTGCCCCCAGGCCTCGCGCAGCCACTCGCGATTCGATTCGAAACCGCCGGCGGCCAGCACGCAGGCTTTCGCTTCGATGCGCTCGTTGCCCACGAAGGCGGCGACGAAGCGGCCGTTGCGCAACTCCAGGCGCTCGACCGGCGCCTCGTAGCGCACCTGCACGCCCAGCGCTTCGGCGCTGCGGTAATAGGCATTGACCAGCGCCTTGCCGCCGCCCATGAAGAAGGCGTTGGTGCGGGCCACGTGCAGCGCGCCCGACAGCGGCGGCTGGAAGTTCACGCCATGGCGGCGCATCCAGTCGCGACAGGACGACGACGCGCGGATGGTCAGGCGCGCCAGGTGTTCGTTCGTCAGGCCGCCCGTTACCTTCAACAGGTCCTGCCAATACTCTTCTTCCGGATACGCGTCGACCAGCACATCCTGCGGCGCGTCGTGCATGCAGCGCAGATTGCGCGTGTGCTGCGAATTGCCCCCGCGCCATGCCTTCGGCGCGGCTTCCAGCAGCAGAACGCTGGCGCCGGCCTCGCGGGCCATCAGCGCAGCGCAAAGGGCGGCGTTGCCGCCGCCGATAACCAATACATCCCACATGGCTTGTCAGCCCTCCTTGGACAGGTGCGGACTGTAGACCAGACGGCGTCGCGCCGTAAGGGCATTCCCTTCAACGGGTATTCACATTTTCTGAAGGCGTGCGCCGGGCCAGCCACCCTCTTCCACCAGCGCCCGCACGACGTCGCCCAGAACGACCCGAGCCGCGAGGCCCGCAGGAGACAACTCGTCTTCAGGCAAACTGACGAGGAGGTTCTTGCGATGCAGATCCGGCTCCGCCAGCCAGATGCGCCCCAGCGCCGGGTCGGCGGCCAGCGCCGCGCCCGGCTGGATCGTCGCGACATGCCCAACCCGCACCATCGCCATCAAGGTCGCCAGCCCATCGACCTCGGCGGCGATGTTCGGCTCGGCCCCGATGCGCGAAAACGCGGCGTCCACAAGATTGCGCAGGCCGTGCGCGGCGCTGGGCAGCACCAGCGGCACGCCTGCGATGTCCCGCAGACTGGCGGTCTCCGCGGCGGGCCACCGCGGCGTGGTCGGCTGCCCGATCAGCACCAGTTGTTCGTCCAGCAGCGGCCGCACGGTCCAGCGCTGGGCGGCGTCCGTATGGAAGACGATGGCCAGGTCGAGCTGCCGGGCATTGAGCATGGCGGCCAGATGCCCGGACAGGCTTTCCGTCATGCGCAGCCGCACGTCGGGATAGCGTTCCTGCATTGCGTGGATGAAGCGCGGCGCGAGCACCGTAGCGGTGGTGGACGCCAGCCCCACGCTGACCTGTCCCGTCAGGCGGGCTTCGCGGGCGGCCATGGCCGCCGCGTCGGCATGGCGGATGGCGAGCTGCGCCTGGCGCAGAAAGGCGCGGCCGGCATCGGTCGGCACCACGCCGGTCGACGTGCGCTGCAGCAGACGCGTCGCCAATTCGCCCTCCAGGCGGCTGATCTGCTGGCTGAGCGCCGAGGTGACCACGCCCAGCTCTGCGGCCGCGCGCCCCATGCTGCCCAGTTCCACGATCCGCGCGAAGGCGCGCAATTGCCGCAATTCCATCGAAAGTCCGCGTTCGATTTCCAGAAAACGAATTGTGGCATGCGCCGCGCCCGACTTCAGTTCCGCTGAAGAGGTGTTGAGCCGAAGGCCCTTACGGAAGCCCGCCGCCGCCACTACCATGCCGCCAATAATAACGTTTCATCACGAGACACGCGCCGCTGCCGCCCCCTGTTTTCGGGAAAAGCATGAAAGGAGCCGGCTACACGGATGGCATTGTTCCCGGCCATGTGCTTCCAGCGGTAGTCGCGAGCCGACGACGAAAACATCACCATCGCCATCTAGAAATAACGTTTCACCGAAAGTTCACTGTATCAACCGCCGATCGGACCCATATCCCATGAACGCATCGACCGCTTCCCTACTGCCGCCTGGGGCCATGCCTGCCACGGGCACGCTCATCGACGGCAACTGGCTGGACAGCCCGCGCCGCTTTCCGGTGCTGGACAAGTACACGGGCCAGACCATCGCGCAGGTGTGCGAGGCCACGCGCGAGCAGGTCGCCGACGCGATCCGCGTCGCCAGCGCCGCTGCCCGCCGCGGCGCCCCGGCGCCGCATGAACGCGCCCGCGTGCTGCGCCAAGCCGCCGCGCTGATCGAATCCCGCCGCGAACATTTCGTCCAGGTGATGGCGGCCGAGGCGGGCTTCACGCTGGCCGACGCCAACGGCGAAGTGGACCGCGCCATGGTCACCCTGAACCTGTCGGCCGAGGAAGCGGTGCGGCTGGTCGGCGAAATGGTTCCCTTTGCCGCCAGCCCCGGCGCCGAAAAGCGGTTGGGCTTCACGCAGCGCTTTCCGGTGGGCGTGGTGTGCGCCATCACGCCGTTCAACTCGCCCCTGAACACGGTGCTGCACAAGGTCGCGCCGGCTTACGCCGCCGGCAACGCCGTCGTGCTCAAGCCGTCCGCCTTTACGCCGCTGACCGCTGCGCTGCTGGGCGAAGTGCTGCTGGCGGCCGGCATGCCACCCGCCTTCCTGGCCATTACGCAAGGCGAAGGCGACAGCGTGGGCGGCTGGCTGCTGGAGGAACAGGACATCGCCTTCTATACCTTCACGGGCAGCACGCGCGTGGGCCGCATCATCCAGCAGGCCGCCGGGCTGCGCCGCACCCAGATGGAGCTGGGCAGCATCGCGAGCACCATCGTTTGCGAAGACGCCGACCTGGCGCGCGCCATTCCGAAGATCGCCAACGCCGGCCTGCGCAAGGCCGGTCAGGTCTGCACGTCCGTGCAGCGCCTGTACGTGCATCGCTCCCTTGCCGAGGAGGTGACGCGGCGCCTGGTGGATTTCGCCGCCACGCTGCCGGCCGGCGACCCGCGCGATCCCGCCACCCGGGTGGGACCCCTGATCTCGGAACAATCGGCCATCCGCGCCGAAACCTGGATCCGCGAAGCGGTGGACGGCGGCGCGCGCCTGTTGTGCGGCGGCCGCCGCAGCGGCTCCGTCATCGAGCCCGCCATCCTGGCCGACGCGCCCGACGGCGGACGCGTGTGGTGCCAGGAAGCCTTCGCGCCGATGCTGGTCCTGCGGCCCTTCGACGACTTCGACGCCGCGCTGGCCAGCGCCAACGACACGCCGTTCGGCCTGTCGGCAGGCGTGTTCACGCAGGACATCGACCGCGCGCTGAAGGCGGCGCGCACGCTGCGTTTCGGCACGGTGCAGATCAACGAAACCTCCAGCGCCCGCTCCGACGTCATGCCCTTCGGCGGCGTGAAGGACAGCGGCTTCGGCAAGGAAGGCCCGGCCTACGCCATCCGCGAGATGACAGAAGAACGCCTGGTGATTTTCAACCCCTGATCGAGGACAACAATGAGAGAGGAGACTTTCCGACCCGGCCGGCGCCGGGCCGGCCACACCTGCGCCGCGCTGCTGCTGGGCCTGGCGCTGCCCGCGGCGGCATGGGCAGCCGGCGCCGCGGATACCGGCTTTCCACGCCGGCCGCTGACGCTGATCGTGCCGTTCGCCGCGGGCGGTCCCACCGACGTGCTGGCGCGCGTCGTCGCCGAAGGCATGTCCAAGGACCTGGGCCAGCCCATCGTCGTGGAGAACACTCCGGGGGCCGGCGGCACGGTGGGCAATGCGCGGGCGGCGCGCGCGGCGGGCGACGGCTATACGCTGCTGGTCGGAAACGTGGGCACGCTGGCCGCCAACGCAAGCCTGTACAAGCGTCTTTCGTACAACGTGCTCAGCGACTTCATTCCGCTGGGATCGATCGGCGACGCGCCGCAGGTGGTGTCGGCCCGAAAAGACTTTCCCGTGACGGGCCTGGACGACTTCGCGAAGTACGCCAAGGCCCACGGGCCGCAGATGAACTTCGGCGCGGCCGGTGTGGGCTCCGGGTCGTTCCTGGGCGGCATCCTGCTGAACGAACGCCTGGGCCTGAAGATCAACGCGGTCAACTATCGCGGCGCCGGCCAGGCGCTGAACGACGTGATGGCGGGCCACCTGGATTACATGGTCGACAGCAGCACGACATCGGTGGGCTATATCCAGTCGGGCATGGTGCGCGGCGTGGCCGTGTTGCGGCCGCAACGCATCAAGGCCCTGCCCGACGTGCCCGCCGCGGGTGAATCCGGCTATGCCGACCTGCGCTACGACATCTGGAACATGATGCTCGTGCCGCGCGGCACCCCGCCCGCCGTCGTGACGCGGCTGAACCGCGCCCTGCGCGCATCCATCGCCGACCCGTCCACGCAGGGCCGCCTGTCCGGCAGCGGCATCGAGGCCCCCGCCCCGGCCCAGCAAACGCCGGAAGGCGCCGCCGAACTGCTGAATGCCGAGGTGCGGCGCTGGGGCCCGGTGATCGGCAAGCTGGGCATCACGGTCGATTGACCATTTCCGGCAGGCGCGCACCGGCACCTGCCCGAAACCATCGGACGGGCGGGCGCCGGCGCGGCTTGCCGCGCTTGACGCCATCCTGCCATGCGGGCCGCCACCGGCCTGACGCACACCTATAAACAGAACGGAGATACCGGACATGAACAAGCACTTCTTCCCTCGCTTCGCCGCCGCCGCGGCCGCCGTCGGCGCGCTGGCCTGCGCGCCGGCCGCTCACGCGCAAACGTCCTGGCCCGAGCGCCCCATCACCCTGGTCGCGCCCTTCACGCCCGGCGGCACGACGGACATCGTCGCGCGAGCCATGGCGGCGCAATTGCAGAAGCAGCTGGGCCAGACCGTCGTCGTCGAGAACAAGCCGGGCGCGGGCGGCACCGTGGGCGCGGGCATCGTCGCGCGCGCCCGGCCGGACGGCTACACGCTGCTCCTGGGCAACGTGGGCCATACCGCGGCCAATGCCCTGTACAAGAATCTTTCCTACGATTTCGAGCGGGACCTGACGCAGATCACGACGGTGGCGAACGTGCCCAACGTGCTGGTCGTCGCCAAGTCCCTACCCGTGTCCAACGTGCGCGAACTGCTTGCCTACGCCAAAGCGCACCCCGGCGACATCAATTACGGATCCGCGGGCATCGGCAGCACGCAACATCTGTCGGCGGAACTGCTGCTGAAGCAAACCGGCATGCAGGCCGTGCACGTGCCCTTCAAGGGCGCCGCGCCGATGATGACCGACCTGATAGGCGGACGCCTGACGTTCGCGCTGGATTCGGCGGCCTCGGCCGCGTCGCAGATTGCCGGCGGCAGCGTCAAGCCCCTTGCCGTCACCAGCAAGCAGCGCACGCCCTTCCTGCCTGACGTGCCCACGCTCGATGAGTCCGGCGTGCCGGGCTACCAGATGACCACCTGGTACAGCCTGGCCGCGCCCAAGGGACTGCCCGAGGACATCAAACAGAAGATCTACCAGGCGGTCGTCGCCAGCATGAAGGACCCGGATCTGCAGAAGACGCTCGAAACCATGGCCGCCGAACCGGGCGGCATGCCGCCGGACCAGTTCGCCGCTTTCGTCCACCAGGAAACCGAGCGCTGGACGCGTCTGGCCGGTGGATGGGACCCCTCCAAGTAACCCCGACACGGATCTGTCATGCAAGCCACGGACATCAGTTCTTTCTTCTGCCCCACGCGTCTGTATATGGGTGTGGGCGCGCATCGCGAAATCGGCGGGCTGGTCCGCCGGCACGCCTGCAAGCGGCTGTTCATCGCCATGGACGGTGCGCTGCGCGACACCGAATTCGTCGCCGGCATACAGGCCATGCTGGCCGAGGCCAATGTCGAGAGCGCGATCTTTTCCGATATCGAGCCCGACCCCAGCGCCCACACCGTGGCGCGGGCCTTCGAGGCGTGCCAGGCGCATGGCGCCACCATGCTGCTGGCGATCGGCGGCGGCAGCACCATGGACGTCGCCAAGGCGGTGGGCATCCTGGCCACCAACGGCGGCCGCATCCACGACTACGAAGGCATCGAGAAATTTTCCACGCCGCCGTTGCCATTGATCGCCATTCCGACCACGGCGGGTACGGGCTCGGAGGTCTCCGGCTCGTGCGTCATCACGGACACCGACAAGAACCTGAAGATGTCGATTCGGCATGCCGCGCTGAATCCGGCTGCCTTCGCGATCCTGGACCCGCTGGCCCTGCGCACCGTGCCCGCGCACGTGGCCGCGCATTCCGGCATGGACGCCTTCGTGCATGCGTTCGAGTCGTACATCTCGCGCAAGGCCAACCTGGTCACGGACGCCATCAACCTTCAGGCCATCGGGCTGCTGGCCGCCAATATCCGGCCCTTCGTGGCAAACCGCGAGAACCTGGAGGCCGGCCTCAATATGCTGTGCGGATCCGCGCTGGCGGGCATCACCTTCGGCCAGACCGGCCTGGGCAATGTGCACTGCATGGCGCGCTTCGTGGGCGCGTTCTTCCATCTGTCGCACGGACTGTCCAACGCCCTTTGCCTGCCGCACGTGGCGCGCTTCAACCTGCCCGCCAATCCGGCGAAATTCGCGCGCATCGCCGCGGCGTTGGACCGGCCGACCCGCGGCCTGCCCGAAATGGACGCGGCTCACGCGGCCGTCGTGGCGATCGAGGCGCTGTGCCGGGACCTGGGCATACCGGCGCGTTTGCGCGACGCCGGCGTCACGCCGGAACGCTTCGACGAGATGGCGCGCTTGTGCACGGAAGCCGGCTACAACCGCTGGAACCCGCGGCATACGACCACGGCGGACTTCCGCGCCTTGTTCGAGCAGGCGTACTGATTCGCGCGGCAGGCAGACGTACCGGATCGGCCGGGGACAACGCCGATACAATACCGGGCCGCGGGCGGTGCGGACCGCATGCCGAGCGCCCGCACCGCCCCGCCCGCCGACCAGACGCCCTGCCATGACCGACCGACGCACCCCCAGGCCGACATCGCGCATCACCGTGCATGACGTGGCGCGCGCCGCCGGCGTGGCCATCGGCACGGTATCGCGCGTGGTCAACGGCGCGCCCAGCGTCACGGCCGAAGTGCGAGAACG
The sequence above is a segment of the Bordetella genomosp. 9 genome. Coding sequences within it:
- a CDS encoding aldehyde dehydrogenase family protein, with the translated sequence MNASTASLLPPGAMPATGTLIDGNWLDSPRRFPVLDKYTGQTIAQVCEATREQVADAIRVASAAARRGAPAPHERARVLRQAAALIESRREHFVQVMAAEAGFTLADANGEVDRAMVTLNLSAEEAVRLVGEMVPFAASPGAEKRLGFTQRFPVGVVCAITPFNSPLNTVLHKVAPAYAAGNAVVLKPSAFTPLTAALLGEVLLAAGMPPAFLAITQGEGDSVGGWLLEEQDIAFYTFTGSTRVGRIIQQAAGLRRTQMELGSIASTIVCEDADLARAIPKIANAGLRKAGQVCTSVQRLYVHRSLAEEVTRRLVDFAATLPAGDPRDPATRVGPLISEQSAIRAETWIREAVDGGARLLCGGRRSGSVIEPAILADAPDGGRVWCQEAFAPMLVLRPFDDFDAALASANDTPFGLSAGVFTQDIDRALKAARTLRFGTVQINETSSARSDVMPFGGVKDSGFGKEGPAYAIREMTEERLVIFNP
- a CDS encoding Bug family tripartite tricarboxylate transporter substrate binding protein — encoded protein: MNKHFFPRFAAAAAAVGALACAPAAHAQTSWPERPITLVAPFTPGGTTDIVARAMAAQLQKQLGQTVVVENKPGAGGTVGAGIVARARPDGYTLLLGNVGHTAANALYKNLSYDFERDLTQITTVANVPNVLVVAKSLPVSNVRELLAYAKAHPGDINYGSAGIGSTQHLSAELLLKQTGMQAVHVPFKGAAPMMTDLIGGRLTFALDSAASAASQIAGGSVKPLAVTSKQRTPFLPDVPTLDESGVPGYQMTTWYSLAAPKGLPEDIKQKIYQAVVASMKDPDLQKTLETMAAEPGGMPPDQFAAFVHQETERWTRLAGGWDPSK
- a CDS encoding LysR family transcriptional regulator gives rise to the protein MELRQLRAFARIVELGSMGRAAAELGVVTSALSQQISRLEGELATRLLQRTSTGVVPTDAGRAFLRQAQLAIRHADAAAMAAREARLTGQVSVGLASTTATVLAPRFIHAMQERYPDVRLRMTESLSGHLAAMLNARQLDLAIVFHTDAAQRWTVRPLLDEQLVLIGQPTTPRWPAAETASLRDIAGVPLVLPSAAHGLRNLVDAAFSRIGAEPNIAAEVDGLATLMAMVRVGHVATIQPGAALAADPALGRIWLAEPDLHRKNLLVSLPEDELSPAGLAARVVLGDVVRALVEEGGWPGARLQKM
- a CDS encoding Bug family tripartite tricarboxylate transporter substrate binding protein; its protein translation is MREETFRPGRRRAGHTCAALLLGLALPAAAWAAGAADTGFPRRPLTLIVPFAAGGPTDVLARVVAEGMSKDLGQPIVVENTPGAGGTVGNARAARAAGDGYTLLVGNVGTLAANASLYKRLSYNVLSDFIPLGSIGDAPQVVSARKDFPVTGLDDFAKYAKAHGPQMNFGAAGVGSGSFLGGILLNERLGLKINAVNYRGAGQALNDVMAGHLDYMVDSSTTSVGYIQSGMVRGVAVLRPQRIKALPDVPAAGESGYADLRYDIWNMMLVPRGTPPAVVTRLNRALRASIADPSTQGRLSGSGIEAPAPAQQTPEGAAELLNAEVRRWGPVIGKLGITVD
- a CDS encoding iron-containing alcohol dehydrogenase; this encodes MQATDISSFFCPTRLYMGVGAHREIGGLVRRHACKRLFIAMDGALRDTEFVAGIQAMLAEANVESAIFSDIEPDPSAHTVARAFEACQAHGATMLLAIGGGSTMDVAKAVGILATNGGRIHDYEGIEKFSTPPLPLIAIPTTAGTGSEVSGSCVITDTDKNLKMSIRHAALNPAAFAILDPLALRTVPAHVAAHSGMDAFVHAFESYISRKANLVTDAINLQAIGLLAANIRPFVANRENLEAGLNMLCGSALAGITFGQTGLGNVHCMARFVGAFFHLSHGLSNALCLPHVARFNLPANPAKFARIAAALDRPTRGLPEMDAAHAAVVAIEALCRDLGIPARLRDAGVTPERFDEMARLCTEAGYNRWNPRHTTTADFRALFEQAY